One Phaseolus vulgaris cultivar G19833 chromosome 4, P. vulgaris v2.0, whole genome shotgun sequence DNA window includes the following coding sequences:
- the LOC137838873 gene encoding kunitz-type trypsin inhibitor-like 1 protein, which translates to MKSTISLTLSFFLLFTSNFLPLAFSRVPEQVRDSNGLPISPFVQYRLSDLNRHGPQGGGVTSDFGRNSVCNVAVTSKFDLGVNLRFNIEGRSSGVILTETPLEIRFGFIPYCAESSEWVVVDDFPKKWIAIGKNGDHLGKQILSGTFMFKKYGEGYNFAFCSNNTNHNTCFSIGRTNDHEGRHLVLMDDSHTNVPFNFQLINIG; encoded by the coding sequence ATGAAGTCTACAATATCCCTCACTCTCTCTTTCTTCCTTCTCTTCACTTCCAACTTTCTTCCATTAGCATTCTCTAGGGTTCCTGAACAAGTCCGTGACTCAAATGGTTTACCCATTTCTCCTTTTGTTCAATACCGTCTTTCAGATCTTAATCGTCATGGTCCACAAGGTGGTGGAGTAACGTCAGATTTTGGTCGGAACTCAGTATGCAACGTTGCTGTTACAAGTAAATTTGATCTTGGGGTCAATCTGAGATTCAACATAGAAGGAAGAAGCTCAGGTGTCATACTGACAGAGACACCATTAGAGATTAGATTTGGTTTTATTCCTTATTGTGCTGAATCCTCAGAGTGGGTGGTAGTTGATGATTTTCCTAAAAAATGGATTGCTATAGGTAAGAATGGAGACCATCTAGGGAAGCAGATCTTAAGTGGAACGTTTATGTTTAAGAAATATGGTGAGGGTTATAACTTTGCATTCTGCAGCAACAACACTAACCACAACACTTGTTTTAGTATTGGGAGAACTAATGATCATGAAGGAAGGCATCTTGTTTTGATGGATGATTCTCACACTAATGTTCCCTTTAATTTTCAACTTATTAATATTGGTTGA